The Ahaetulla prasina isolate Xishuangbanna chromosome 4, ASM2864084v1, whole genome shotgun sequence genome has a window encoding:
- the RPL15 gene encoding large ribosomal subunit protein eL15 — protein sequence MGAYKYIQELWRKKQSDVMRFLLRVRCWQYRQLSALHRAPRPTRPDKARRLGYKAKQGYVIYRIRVRRGGRKRPVPKGATYGKPVHHGVNQLKFARSLQSVAEERAGRHCGALRVLNSYWVGEDSTYKFFEVILIDPFHKAIRRNPDTQWITKPVHKHREMRGLTSAGRKSRGLGKGHKFHHTIGGSRRAAWRRHNTLQLHRYR from the exons ATGGGTGCCTACAAATATATCCAAGAACTATGGAGGAAGAAGCAATCTGATGTGATGCGTTTCCTTCTGCGTGTCCGTTGCTGGCAATATCGTCAGTTATCGGCACTTCATCGAGCTCCTCGCCCAACCAGACCGGACAAAGCCCGCAGGCTGGGATATAAAGCCAAGCAAG GTTATGTCATCTATCGCATCCGAGTGCGTCGTGGTGGTCGTAAACGTCCAGTTCCTAAGGGTGCTACTTATGGAAAGCCTGTGCATCATGGTGTAAACCAATTAAAATTTGCCCGGAGTCTGCAATCTGTAGCAGAA gagCGTGCTGGCCGACACTGTGGAGCTTTGAGAGTGCTGAATTCTTACTGGGTGGGTGAGGATTCCACATACAAATTCTTTGAGGTCATTCTGATTGATCCATTCCACAAAGCTATCAGGCGCAATCCAGATACCCAATGGATCACCAAACCAGTTCACAAACACAGAGAGATGCGTGGGCTGACCTCTGCTGGAAGGAAGAGCCGTGGCCTTGGCAAGGGCCACAAGTTCCATCACACAATTGGTGGATCACGCCGTGCTGCCTGGAGACGACATAACACTTTGCAGCTTCATCGTTATCGCTGA
- the NKIRAS1 gene encoding NF-kappa-B inhibitor-interacting Ras-like protein 1 isoform X1 has translation MGKGFKVLVCGMCSVGKTAILEQILYGNHTTGEQCSRTTEDVYVAVAKTDRGLKEQLRLYDTQGLQGEKDFPKHYYSMADGFVLVYAVNSLESFEKVNWLKKEIDKFREKKEWPIIVLGNKTDLLEERQVQSEVAQQWARIETVKLWEVTVMDRSTMMEPFVVLASKLYQSQNKSTFSFSRRRVKYNKEDY, from the exons ATGGGAAAAGGCTTCAAAGTGTTGGTTTGTGGAATGTGTTCAGTGGGAAAGACGGCCATCTTGGAACAAATTCTGTACGGTAATCACACTACTG gTGAACAGTGCAGCAGAACTACGGAAGATGTATACGTCGCTGTGGCTAAAACGGATCGAGGACTAAAAGAACAATTACGTCTGTATGACACCCAAGGACTGCAAGGAGAAAAGGATTTCCCCAAACATTACTATTCTATGGCAGATGGCTTTGTTCTAGTGTATGCTGTAAATAGTCTGGAATCTTTTGAGAAAGTTAACTGGCTCAAAAAGGAGATTGataagtttagagaaaagaaagag TGGCCAATTATTGTTTTAGGTAATAAAACTGACCTTTTGGAGGAAAGACAAGTACAAAGTGAAGTTGCACAACAATGGGCTAGGATTGAGACAGTGAAATTATGGGAAGTGACAGTAATGGACAGAAGTACAATGATGGAGCCCTTTGTGGTGTTAGCAAGCAAACTTTACCAATCACAGAACAAGTCAACATTTTCTTTCTCCCGTCGGAGAGTCAAATACAATAAGGAAGATTACTGA
- the NKIRAS1 gene encoding NF-kappa-B inhibitor-interacting Ras-like protein 1 isoform X3 codes for MGKGFKVLVCGMCSVGKTAILEQILYGNHTTGEQCSRTTEDVYVAVAKTDRGLKEQLRLYDTQGLQGEKDFPKHYYSMADGFVLVYAVNSLESFEKVNWLKKEIDKFREKKEISINRNWL; via the exons ATGGGAAAAGGCTTCAAAGTGTTGGTTTGTGGAATGTGTTCAGTGGGAAAGACGGCCATCTTGGAACAAATTCTGTACGGTAATCACACTACTG gTGAACAGTGCAGCAGAACTACGGAAGATGTATACGTCGCTGTGGCTAAAACGGATCGAGGACTAAAAGAACAATTACGTCTGTATGACACCCAAGGACTGCAAGGAGAAAAGGATTTCCCCAAACATTACTATTCTATGGCAGATGGCTTTGTTCTAGTGTATGCTGTAAATAGTCTGGAATCTTTTGAGAAAGTTAACTGGCTCAAAAAGGAGATTGataagtttagagaaaagaaagag ATTTCAATTAACAGAAACTGGCTCTGA